One Actinosynnema pretiosum DNA segment encodes these proteins:
- a CDS encoding type II 3-dehydroquinate dehydratase: MPDLLLLNGPNLGILGRREPEVYGTATLADIEDAVADEVADRGWKVVARQHDGEAEMIGTIQDSYDTVGAIVNPGALMIAGWSLRDALANYPSPWIEVHLSNVWAREPFRHQSVIAPLATGLIAGVGALGYRLAARALLDRVGG; encoded by the coding sequence GTGCCCGACCTGCTCCTGCTGAACGGCCCGAACCTGGGAATCCTGGGCCGCCGCGAACCCGAGGTGTACGGGACCGCGACGCTCGCCGACATCGAGGACGCGGTGGCCGACGAGGTGGCGGACCGGGGGTGGAAGGTGGTGGCGAGGCAGCACGACGGCGAAGCCGAGATGATCGGGACCATCCAGGACAGCTACGACACGGTGGGCGCTATCGTGAACCCCGGCGCGCTCATGATCGCCGGCTGGAGCCTGCGGGACGCCCTGGCGAACTACCCGAGCCCGTGGATCGAGGTCCACCTGTCGAACGTGTGGGCCCGCGAGCCGTTCCGCCACCAGTCCGTGATCGCCCCGCTGGCGACGGGCCTGATCGCGGGCGTGGGCGCCCTGGGCTACCGCCTGGCGGCACGGGCGCTGCTGGACCGGGTCGGGGGTTGA
- a CDS encoding aminotransferase class I/II-fold pyridoxal phosphate-dependent enzyme: MHLKAPQKLEFPAWPQFDSTEREALLRTLDSGRWWRITGDEVVSFEREFAQAHGARHALAVTTGTHALELVLEVMGAGPGTEVIVPAFTFISSSQAAQRLGAVVVPVDVDPDTYCVDPAAVRAAITERTRAIMPVHMAGQLADMDALRALSAETGVPLLQDAAHAHGARWRGEPLGALGSIAAFSFQNGKLMTAGEGGAVLLPDGDQHEEAFLRHACGRPLADRAYHHRTAGSNFRMNEFSAALLRAQLGRLQQQTDVRERHWPVLSRLLAEVPGVVPQGTDPRCDRNPHYMAMFQVPGIGEERRARLVDALVERGVPAFAGFRAIYRTAAFWERAAPDTTVDALARACPVTEALSSDCVWLHHRVLLGAEEQMPLVAEAVACALEEA, from the coding sequence GTGCACCTGAAGGCCCCGCAGAAGCTGGAGTTCCCCGCCTGGCCGCAGTTCGACTCGACCGAGCGCGAGGCCCTGCTGCGCACGCTCGACAGCGGCCGGTGGTGGCGGATCACCGGGGACGAGGTCGTCTCGTTCGAGCGGGAGTTCGCGCAGGCCCACGGCGCCCGGCACGCGCTCGCCGTCACCACGGGCACGCACGCCCTCGAACTCGTCCTGGAGGTCATGGGCGCCGGGCCTGGCACCGAGGTGATCGTGCCCGCGTTCACCTTCATCTCCTCCTCGCAGGCCGCCCAGCGGCTCGGCGCGGTCGTCGTCCCCGTCGACGTCGACCCGGACACCTACTGCGTCGACCCGGCCGCCGTGCGGGCCGCGATCACCGAGCGCACCAGGGCGATCATGCCCGTGCACATGGCGGGCCAGCTCGCCGACATGGACGCGCTGCGCGCCCTGTCCGCCGAGACCGGCGTCCCGCTGCTCCAGGACGCCGCGCACGCCCACGGCGCGCGGTGGCGCGGCGAGCCCCTCGGCGCGCTCGGCTCGATCGCCGCCTTCAGCTTCCAGAACGGCAAGCTGATGACCGCGGGCGAGGGCGGCGCCGTGCTGCTCCCGGACGGGGACCAGCACGAGGAGGCGTTCCTGCGCCACGCCTGCGGGCGCCCGCTCGCCGACCGGGCCTACCACCACCGCACGGCCGGGTCGAACTTCCGCATGAACGAGTTCTCCGCCGCGCTGCTGCGCGCCCAGCTCGGCAGGCTCCAGCAGCAGACCGACGTGCGCGAGCGGCACTGGCCCGTGCTGTCGCGGCTGCTCGCCGAGGTGCCCGGCGTCGTCCCGCAGGGGACCGACCCGCGCTGCGACCGCAACCCGCACTACATGGCCATGTTCCAGGTCCCCGGCATCGGCGAGGAGCGCCGCGCCCGCCTGGTCGACGCGCTGGTCGAGCGCGGAGTCCCGGCGTTCGCCGGGTTCCGCGCGATCTACCGCACCGCCGCGTTCTGGGAGCGCGCCGCCCCCGACACCACGGTGGACGCCCTCGCCCGCGCCTGCCCGGTCACGGAAGCGCTCAGCAGCGACTGCGTGTGGCTGCACCACCGGGTGCTGCTGGGGGCGGAGGAGCAGATGCCGCTGGTGGCGGAGGCCGTCGCCTGCGCGCTGGAGGAGGCCTGA